The Candidatus Nitrosocaldus cavascurensis genome segment AGTACTCTGTCCCCTTATCATCTCATCTATCCTGCTCTGCACATCCTTAAGGTTCTCCTTCAACCTGCTCTCCTGCTTGCTGAGCACCATTATCCTAGTGCTTAGCAGTTCCTTCTTCTCCTCCAACTCCTTGAGTACATCATCCCTCTTACCCTTTATCAGTACTGGTCCAGCACTCTTGTACACAGCATCATCAACTCCAGCCTTCTTCAACTCCTCTATTGCCTTGTCTATCTCAACAGATTCTATCTCTAACTGCTGCTTCTGCATCAGTATAGCCTGTAGGTTCTGCTGTAGTTGGTTCAGCCTTGCAAGTTGCTCCCTCAACCACGGTGGTAGTTCTTGCTCGCTCATGCTAGAGCATATACAGAACTGAAATAAATTCATATAGGATGATGGTGGGTATGCTAATGCTCCTAAAATA includes the following:
- a CDS encoding prefoldin subunit beta, giving the protein MSEQELPPWLREQLARLNQLQQNLQAILMQKQQLEIESVEIDKAIEELKKAGVDDAVYKSAGPVLIKGKRDDVLKELEEKKELLSTRIMVLSKQESRLKENLKDVQSRIDEMIRGQSTGARAE